The Novibacillus thermophilus genome segment GGCTTTTTCAAAGGCTCATGACAGAAAATGGAGGACATGTACCTATTCGTGGTTTTGGTTCTTCCGATTGCCACTGTAAAGCGCATATGTTCTTTGTTCCTTTGAAACAGCACTTGTGATCGAATAGCTTCTTTTTTTGAAACCGTCAGTCGCCTTTACGATAGAAAAAAGCCCGCTGTTCAGTTTTGGGTATCACAAGCAGAAAACCGCTTGTTGAAAACTTTCTTGCGGGCTATAAAATAGTGGTTATCTCATTTTGATGTCCGCGACGACGGGGAAGTGATCGCTCGGGAACTGACCGTGCTGTTGAAAATTCGAGATTTCGATCGTTTTCGCAGTAACAGATCCGCGCGCCATAATCCAGTCGATGCGCTGCTCAGCTCCTCCGCCGGTTACATCCTCGAAACCGTTAAAAGTGCCAAGCCCTTCGCCGATGCGCTTGTCGGCTGACTCCCAGAGGTCGACAAAGGAACCGTCGTTTACCAGCGTTTCATACGGTGCTGTGCTGGGTCCGGTGTTGAAGTCGCCCGTTAAGACAATCGGGAGTTCGGGATCGAAATCTAGAGCGCGTTCCACGATCAGCCTGGCGCTTTTTTCCCGCGCTTCTTCCGAGACATGGTCGAAGTGCGTATTGACCAAATAAAATTCTTTTTTTGTTTTCACATCAAGAAAGCGAACCCACGTAACCATTCTCGGGATGGTGTTTCCCCATGAAGTTGAACCGATGACCTCGGGAGTATCCGACAACCAGTAATGATCATATTCTTGCGGTTGCAGGCGGTTAGCGTTGTAGAAGACCGCCATGAACTCACCCTTACTGCCGCCTTCCCGGCCCAGTCCGATCCATTCGTATCCAGGCAAGTCTTGGTGGATATGTTTTAGTTGGTGGTAGACGCCTTCTTGTGTGCCGATCACATCAGGTCGTTTGCGCTGGAGCAGCTTTCGCATGACTGGTCGACGCTCTTCCCACGAGTTTGGCGGGACGTCACTGGCGTAGCGCAAATTGTAACTCATCACCCGCAGCTTGCCGGACGAGACAGGTTTCCCTTTGTCTTTGGCGGCGGCGATGCCGTTGTGAAAGACAAGCGGCAGTACCGTAAATCCACTGAGAACAACAGACAAGGCGAGAATACTTACAACGAAGCGCTTCGTCCTTTTCATCTTCTCCTCACGTTCCTTTCTGTTTTGAACTGTACGTAGATAACGATCGTGAGCATTTAATAAGAGTCTATGATCATTTTATTAAGGTTTGATATATTTTATTATTCGCTCCACTTTCATCGGGACAATTGGCATGGATAGCTGAGTCATTGCTTTAGATCCGTTTCAGTAAAAAGGGGAATGGGTGTCGATGTAAAAGACATCGCATCGCCGTTGAGGGGAACCGATGCATGAAGAAGATCAAACGGGCAAGAGATGGTGAGGAGGAAAGGGCCTCCTTTTTTAATTTTGTCAGTATCGCTGATGACGAAATCGTGTTTACATTCCGTTGTCGGCTGGGATGACAGCGTTTTATGATAACGTTAGGGAGGTGGGTTAGAGTGTCCCAACAAGAAGGGGGAACGCTTAGGACGAAGGTTCAGCGGCTTGGAAGTCATTTGAGCGGTATGATTATGCCGAACATCGGTGCGTTTATTGCGTGGGGACTCATTACGATGTTGTTCATTCCGACGGGATGGATCCCGAATGAACAGC includes the following:
- a CDS encoding endonuclease/exonuclease/phosphatase family protein encodes the protein MKRTKRFVVSILALSVVLSGFTVLPLVFHNGIAAAKDKGKPVSSGKLRVMSYNLRYASDVPPNSWEERRPVMRKLLQRKRPDVIGTQEGVYHQLKHIHQDLPGYEWIGLGREGGSKGEFMAVFYNANRLQPQEYDHYWLSDTPEVIGSTSWGNTIPRMVTWVRFLDVKTKKEFYLVNTHFDHVSEEAREKSARLIVERALDFDPELPIVLTGDFNTGPSTAPYETLVNDGSFVDLWESADKRIGEGLGTFNGFEDVTGGGAEQRIDWIMARGSVTAKTIEISNFQQHGQFPSDHFPVVADIKMR